GGCAGCGCAGCAACTCCTTGTAGTGGGTGTGGATGCAAACGCCCAGGCTCCGGCTGACTATGTCGAATTCGGAGCACGGGTGGCACTCCTGCACTATCGTGTACTTTTCATTCCGCCAGCAGGTGGAGTTGTCTTCGATGACGAACTGTGGCTCTCGGCGACGGGGTCCTTCTGCCGCGTATCGGGATTCCACGAAGAGGACGAGGATGGTGACCATCGTTAGGGCTCCTAGTCCAAGGAGCATGTGGTGTCGCTGGCAGTTCTCTAGCATTGTGCAGGCGGGCAGCTAACTCTCGTATCTCGTCAAGTCTTGGAAACCACCTGGAAGAACCTATGTATGCTCAGTAGGTGGATAATTCCAAGACATATGGACGTTATTACTCGGTtaccttttgttttggtttttcttgcTATGAAATCAGCTTTACTGTGTGACCAGGCGAAGgcgtttatttttgttcagtCGTCTTTGGAACTAGTTCTTGTTTGGCGATTCAGATAGTATATTATAAGAAGTTAGAATTTGCACACGCATAACTTTCatatgtttaattaattgatcAATTGATTGAAAAAGTACTAATAGTCTTCTAGGTAATCATTTAAACCTCTGGTTCCGCTCCGGTTCTTGGAACTGCAGGAGTGTGACCAGACAGCGGCCAGCTCGAAACTAGTTCGCTGTTTACGAACGACAATAAACGGAGACCAAAACAATTACGGAGGACAGGCACAAAGCAGACGTGAGAAATCTGtgaaaatttttataaatcgCGTGTGTGGGCGCTTCAAAAATGGTGCTGCGGTCGGGGATCATAATTCCGTTTCAGTTTCGCGACACGAAAAAGCTGCTGATGATCGGGGTGCCCGAGGAGAACCGCAACCTAAACATATGGGACCTGAAGAACGTGGGTAAGCAGCGGTGTGGATGGGCAgggggtggaggtggtggccaAAAACACGGAGCCCCCAAGCGATTAGGTTGCCAAGCACGAAATAAACCTAACAAATCCCACCCCACAGTGCGCGCCGCCTTCGGGATCTACAACTTCGAGTTCCGGAACAAGAAGATCGGCTTCAACATCCCGgacgagctgctgctgcactatCTGGCCCAGAGGCACGATCTCACCAACTTCGTTATAGAGATCAGTCAAGGTAAATAGCGTTTAAGTTACGGCTAAGCCGCGTTTCAATTAGCGTTTAAGCGTTCGAGTGACTGCGGGCAACCCAAAGTCGCGGAGTCGCGGTGACGCGGAGTTTCGGAGTCCGGTCTTGTTTGTAGATCAGTTGTGTTTATGTAGACGCTGCGTGCGCTTCGCTTGTAAGTCTCTGCGATTGCCATCTGTAATAAAACCCAAATTGTAAAATGCTCCCTCTTGCAGCTCTGGACGATGGCCACGCCAAGGAGCTGCTCTCCTACGAGCCCTCCTGCTCGATGGCGGTCCTGAAGCACCACGCCcatcagcaccagcaccacgtGCCACTGCCGCAGCGTTCCAATGAAAGCGCCTCGCACCACGCCCACGAATATGTGCCTGGCTCCCAGCCCTCCTCTCCGGCCCTAGGGATGAGCTCCGAGGCTGTGGATTCGCCACTGGACCAGCAGGGCAACAACTCGGTGTCGGAACCCACGGACAATTCCCACAAACTTCGCCTGGGACAGGCTTACTCGGAACGGACGCCAGAATCGATGACCCAAGCTATTGATCCGATGGATATAATACCCAAGTCGGAGTCCGAATCGGAGGTGGAGCGTCTGCAGCGGGCCTCTAGATTCCTGGCGCGCCAGGAACAGCACCaagcccagcagcaacagcatcagcaacagctgctgccgGGTCAGCAGATCTTCCCCAGCTACACGCATCCTTTGCCGCCAATGAATGCACCAAATGCCTCCCAACAGTCGCCTTACACGCCGGGTTTGATGAGTCGCTTTAGAAGTGAGAGAAGTCCTTGCACCAGTCTGAAATCCGAACTTAATCCTTTAAAATTCTCTTCAAGAACGCGGCGAACGCATGTCCAAGGACCAAAAAGAGCTGTACGTAAAGTTTTTCGAGGACAATCCCTGCATGCTCTCAAACCATCGTCGGCACGATGGCCTCACCGAACCCCTGTGGGCCAAACTGGCCCACATGC
This genomic interval from Drosophila teissieri strain GT53w chromosome 3L, Prin_Dtei_1.1, whole genome shotgun sequence contains the following:
- the LOC122615548 gene encoding protein JTB, which translates into the protein MLENCQRHHMLLGLGALTMVTILVLFVESRYAAEGPRRREPQFVIEDNSTCWRNEKYTIVQECHPCSEFDIVSRSLGVCIHTHYKELLRCQSGEIVTRSCDRVALIEQMNFLKFEVLCFVIGLLSYLVSYARDRVLTRRNYMRIERQLNRVQ
- the LOC122616439 gene encoding uncharacterized protein LOC122616439 isoform X2 yields the protein MVLRSGIIIPFQFRDTKKLLMIGVPEENRNLNIWDLKNVVRAAFGIYNFEFRNKKIGFNIPDELLLHYLAQRHDLTNFVIEISQALDDGHAKELLSYEPSCSMAVLKHHAHQHQHHVPLPQRSNESASHHAHEYVPGSQPSSPALGMSSEAVDSPLDQQGNNSVSEPTDNSHKLRLGQAYSERTPESMTQAIDPMDIIPKSESESEVERLQRASRFLARQEQHQAQQQQHQQQLLPGQQIFPSYTHPLPPMNAPNASQQSPYTPGLMSRFRKRGERMSKDQKELYVKFFEDNPCMLSNHRRHDGLTEPLWAKLAHMLNSVPQGAVKNVEDWKQTFDAWRYRIFMYTRYNSKLSMSETTDPKNFKPLTATDQKAYAMWTSHKHIAPQDYEKMDMFVPLDEASTATNSYDY